In Alligator mississippiensis isolate rAllMis1 chromosome 10, rAllMis1, whole genome shotgun sequence, one DNA window encodes the following:
- the B3GNT9 gene encoding UDP-GlcNAc:betaGal beta-1,3-N-acetylglucosaminyltransferase 9, producing the protein MKVRLKGDAICTLFLVIALCSLLYSQLEHLGLAGNKEQAHKKPSATQRIFPDPQAPGRYSQEEVIVARPRIIITKKAEVDDYSQTTTVFPLTYSTFDFKSYLLNKDKRNFKLLINQPKKCRRTPGGPFLLIAIKSVVEDFDRREIVRKTWGREGLVHGAQVQRVFLLGIPKNKSALATWETLIHQESQTYRDILLWDFMDTFFNLTLKEIHFLNWANEFCSNVNFIFKGDNDVFVNVENIIDFLERRDPTEDLFVGDIIYNAHPIRVRKSKYYIPETMYGLGMYPAYAGGGGFLLSSQTMKKLSEACKEVELFPIDDVFLGMCLQRINLKPVLHEGFKTFGIVKPSAAPHLQTFEPCFYKDLMVVHSLKVPEIWLMWNLLHSPRLSCTQKKQVKKPFQWKKKTKMITEAATS; encoded by the coding sequence ATGAAAGTTCGGCTCAAAGGAGATGCAATCTGTACCCTTTTCCTTGTTATAGCACTTTGCTCTTTACTCTATTCCCAGCTGGAACACTTAGGTTTAGCAGGTAACAAGGAACAAGCTCACAAGAAACCTTCAGCAACACAAAGAATCTTCCCAGACCCCCAAGCCCCTGGGAGATACTCTCAAGAGGAAGTGATAGTAGCCAGACCCAGAATTATTATTACAAAGAAGGCAGAGGTGGATGATTATTCCCAAACTACCACTGTGTTCCCACTGACTTATTCTACCTTTGACTTCAAGAGCTACCTTCTCAACAAGGACAAAAGAAACTTCAAACTTCTCATTAACCAGCCCAAAAAATGCAGAAGAACGCCGGGAGGTCCCTTTTTGCTTATTGCTATCAAATCAGTGGTTGAGGACTTCGACAGGCGTGAAATTGTCCGTAagacctggggcagggaaggtttGGTACATGGGGCACAGGTTCAACGAGTTTTCCTTCTGGGAATACCAAAAAATAAGTCAGCACTGGCTACATGGGAGACCCTCATCCATCAAGAGAGTCAGACCTACCGGGACATTTTACTCTGGGATTTTATGGATACCTTCTTCAATTTGACTTTAAAAGAGATACATTTCCTGAACTGGGCCAATGAGTTTTGTTCAAATGTGAACTTTATTTTTAAGGGAGATAATGATGTTTTTGTCAATGTGGAGAACATCATTGACTTCCTTGAGAGGCGTGACCCCACAGAGGACCTCTTTGTTGGGGACATAATTTACAATGCACACCCCATCCGCGTGAGAAAGAGTAAATACTACATCCCAGAAACAATGTATGGGCTAGGCATGTATCCAGCctatgcagggggagggggattctTGTTGTCCAGCCAAACCATGAAAAAGCTCTCTGAGGCTTGCAAAGAAGTGGAGCTCTTTCCTATCGATGATGTCTTTTTGGGCATGTGCTTGCAGAGGATCAATCTCAAACCTGTTTTGCATGAAGGATTCAAGACATTTGGCATTGTGAAGccctctgctgccccacactTGCAGACATTTGAGCCCTGCTTTTACAAAGATCTCATGGTGGTCCACAGTCTAAAAGTACCAGAGATCTGGCTTATGTGGAACTTGCTGCATAGCCCACGGCTTTCCTGCACCCAAAAGAAGCAAGTGAAAAAGCCATTCCAATGGAAGAAGAAGACTAAAATGATAACAGAAGCTGCAACTTCCTGA